Proteins from a single region of Chanodichthys erythropterus isolate Z2021 chromosome 13, ASM2448905v1, whole genome shotgun sequence:
- the LOC137033802 gene encoding uncharacterized protein, with the protein MFRRCLTPFCILILLCMLSTYNAAPLGHKGALSFSNSLRLTRTVRARVQQLMSQYKQQVFGGEFFEFVDLKLSTLPAVTVSYQTWLHMQDAERLRLASHYLQTFWTHLERQRQQFERERDATKERREQRRDKRGRPQPTLSQSFVGLQIDLRDLMRQVNSQLKSMTQVSTSTKSPLLHHLRSTSTSSPIPSMHHSKDSTEKLQTPSPTDNSRSSAHSTVQSSQTSNSADRGLIYTTEKSTVSLLQATRASTVETQRTTAEGASLWIQHLRGYVILRDLERYLSRLARDYTVLRTKY; encoded by the exons ATGTTTCGGCGGTGTCTGACTCCTTTTTGCATCCTCATCCTGCTGTGTATGCTGTCTACATATAACGCTGCTCCTCTTGGCCACAAAGGAGCGCTGTCCTTCAGCAATTCACTGCGCCTCACGCGCACTGTTCGCGCCCGCGTCCAACAACTGATGTCCCAATAC AAACAGCAAGTGTTTGGTGGCGAGTTCTTTGAATTCGTAGACCTGAAGCTGAGCACACTACCTGCAGTTACTGTCAGTTATCAGACCTGGCTACACATGCAG GACGCTGAGCGTTTGCGTTTGGCCTCTCACTACCTCCAAACTTTCTGGACTCACCTGGAACGTCAACGGCAGCAgtttgagagagaaagagatgcgACGAAAGAAAGAAgagagcagagaagagacaAACGAGGAAGGCCACAGCCCACCTTGAGCCAAAGTTTTGTGGGTCTGCAAATCGATCTGCGGGACCTGATGAGACAAGTCAACTCTCAG ctGAAGAGTATGACACAGGTGTCTACATCTACAAAATCTCCACTTCTCCATCACCTACGCTCCACTTCAACTTCCAGTCCTATTCCCAGCATGCATCATTCCAAAGACAGCACCGAGAAGCTCCAGACCCCAAGTCCCACTGATAACTCTCGCAGCTCCGCACACTCCACTGTACAATCATCTCAGACCTCGAACTCTGCCGACAGAGGATTGATTTACACAACGGAGAAGAGCACTGTCAGCCTCTTGCAAGCCACCCGGGCATCAACCGTGGAGACCCAGCGGACAACAGCAGAAGGGGCGTCCCTTTGGATTCAGCATCTGAGAGGATATGTGATACTGAGAGATCTAGAACGATACTTGAGCAGACTGGCGCGAGATTACACCGTGCTCCGAACCAAATACTGA